The Phormidium yuhuli AB48 DNA window CAAATTCTGCAAGATCATAACCGCCGCATGAGTGCTAAAAAACTGTCCGATGCCGACAAACAGGAGATCATAGAGCAATACCGGCAACCCGGTGAGACCACCTCAACCCTGGCTCAACGCTATGGGGTGAGCAACTCTACCATTAGCCGCTTGCTCAAAAGCAGCTTTTCGGCCCAAGAGTATGATCAACTCGTTCAGCAAAAACGCTCTCATCGGTCCGCAGGGGGCGATCGCCGGTCTCAACGACGTAAACCGATTTTGCGGGACTCCTCCTCTGAGGCCGATACCTCCAATGGAGATTCTGGGGAACAGTTACAACTTGAGTTGCCTAACGATCACTCCAGCCGCCGTCAGCCTAGAACCGCCAGCAGCAGTCCTGAGGAGACTCTCTCCCCTGGAGTACAGATGCTGGCTGAGCCGGAGATGGAGGACACGCAGAAGAAACCCTCCCCCTCCAAGTCCTCAAAGACGGATGATCGCTCCCTGATTCCATTGACCATTGAACCC harbors:
- a CDS encoding transposase → MSAKKLSDADKQEIIEQYRQPGETTSTLAQRYGVSNSTISRLLKSSFSAQEYDQLVQQKRSHRSAGGDRRSQRRKPILRDSSSEADTSNGDSGEQLQLELPNDHSSRRQPRTASSSPEETLSPGVQMLAEPEMEDTQKKPSPSKSSKTDDRSLIPLTIEPLAKASIPKTCYLVVDRSSELISRPLREFNDLGEIPAAEIASKTLPVFDNHRVARRFANRNQRVMKVPDSQMLQKTGPHLQAKGITRIFFDGQVYSL